A window of the Ipomoea triloba cultivar NCNSP0323 chromosome 14, ASM357664v1 genome harbors these coding sequences:
- the LOC116003893 gene encoding uncharacterized protein LOC116003893, which produces MTAERRDFVKNELVALTQAGHVKEIYYPEWLSNIVLAPPKGSTWRMCMDYTDLNRACPMDRFPLPNIDQLVDETAGCELMSFMDAFRGYHQIFMHEEDAEKTAFTTPEGIFCYLVMPFGLKNAGATYTRMVAKLFGKVLGRNMEAYVDDIIVKSCKGASHVKDLNEVFSILRNFNLRLNPKKCTFAVNGGKFLGFMVTRNGIEPNPEKGAISSVLVKEEGGTQRPIYYVSKALHDAELRYTAVEKTVFATVIASKRLAHYFQAHPIHVLSHQPLGSFLRNTNSARMARWVMHLSQFDIEFKPRPAIKGQALADFIVECTAREGTEQVENEDGGWWTLSTDGSSNSKGCGGGVVLITPEGFRAYYAIRFHFKLSNNEAEYEALLNGLRLAARLRAEKIRIRCDSKLVVGQVTGEYEANEENMQRYRYAVLRTLREFEGYEIHQVPREQNDDADMISKLTTGIPSHIRKIARVEDLETSSIDISWVCPVQTREPCWIDHITKYKKDGTLPVDEQDTKLTRLRAPNYVXLAVWVREGGWQVGWVRRRAGLDGMVGKCGKRGRTPKYNEDEVGGSVDTL; this is translated from the exons ATGACGGCCGAACGAAGGGACTTTGTGAAGAACGAGTTGGTCGCGTTGACACAGGCAGGACATGTCAAGGAGATCTATTATCCTGAGTGGTTGAGCAACATAGTCCTGGCCCCACCAAAAGGCTCCACGTGGAGAATGTGCATGGATTATACAGATCTCAACAGAGCCTGCCCTATGGATCGATTCCCCTTGCCAAACATAGATCAGCTGGTAGATGAGACGGCAGGATGCGAATTgatgagcttcatggatgccttcCGTGGGTACCATCAGATATTCATGCATGAGGAGGATGCTGAGAAGACCGCGTTCACCACTCCAGAAGGCATTTTTTGCTACTTGGTCATGCCGTTCGGCCTCAAAAACGCAGGCGCAACTTACACCCGGATGGTGGCCAAGTTGTTTGGAAAAGTGCTGGGACGAAACATGGAGGCATACGTAGACGACATAATTGTCAAAAGCTGCAAAGGTGCCTCCCATGTCAAAGACCTTAACGAGGTATTTTCTATTCTGAGAAATTTCAATTTACGCTTGAACCCTAAAAAATGCACATTCGCAGTTAATGGGGGCAAGTTTCTGGGATTTATGGTCACTAGAAATGGGATAGAACCAAACCCAGAAAAG GGTGCGATAAGCTCCGTGTTGGTCAAAGAGGAAGGAGGGACTCAGCGTCCCATTTACTATGTGAGCAAAGCTTTACACGATGCAGAGCTACGGTACACTGCCGTAGAAAAAACAGTATTCGCTACGGTCATCGCCTCTAAAAGGTTGGCCCATTACTTCCAAGCTCATCCTATCCATGTACTCTCACATCAACCATTGGGGAGTTTCTTACGGAACACTAACTCTGCTAGGATGGCGAGATGGGTCATGCACCTCAGCCAGTTCGAcattgaattcaaaccaagaCCCGCCATCAAAGGTCAAGCTCTCGCAGACTTCATAGTAGAATGCACAGCCCGCGAGGGGACGGAGCAGGTGGAGAATGAAGATGGTGGATGGTGGACATTGTCTACGGATGGCTCATCCAACAGTAAAGGTTGCGGTGGTGGAGTAGTGCTCATCACCCCAGAAGGATTCCGCGCTTACTATGCAATCAGGTTCCACTTCAAATTATCTAACAATGAGGCGGAGTATGAGGCCCTCCTCAACGGACTACGGTTAGCAGCAAGACTACGAGCAGAAAAAATTCGCATCCGATGTGACTCCAAGCTAGTGGTCGGCCAGGTGACTGGGGAATACGAAGCCAATGAAGAGAACATGCAAAGATACAGGTACGCAGTGCTGCGAACCTTGCGAGAATTCGAGGGGTATGAAATTCACCAAGTACCTCGAGAACAGAATGATGACGCTGACATGATCTCCAAGCTGACCACTGGGATCCCCAGCCACATTCGTAAGATTGCTCGGGTTGAGGATTTGGAGACATCCAGCATCGACATCTCATGGGTCTGCCCCGTGCAAACTAGAGAGCCATGTTGGATTGACCACATTACAAAGTACAAGAAGGATGGCACTTTACCAGTGGACGAGCAAGATACAAAGCTGACAAGGTTGCGGGCACCCAACTACGTGNttctt